The genomic stretch GACGGAGTGACCACGTTGCGGGAGTTGAAGCGCATCAATTCCGAGGTTCCCGTGATCATGCTCACCGGGCACGCCACGCTGGAAACCGCGGATAAAGGCATGGAACTGGGGGCGTTCGATTACATGATGAAGCCCTGTCCCATTGATGAACTGCTGGACAAGATCTCCGAAGCGATCCGGAGCCGTGGCGAAGGGGGTGAGGCAAGACCAGGATAGCCAACACGCTCGCTCTGTTCGAGGATCGTTCACCTCATATGAACTTCTTCCCTGGAGGAATCCAACAATGCGATTTTTCAGAAACCTGGCCGCCATGATGCACCTCGGGGCGGTCCAATACGCCAAGTGGGACTATGATACGTCCATGAACATTCTCAGGAGCAGGAAGCGGATGTTCATTCTGATGCTTCTGCTTATTCCCTGTGCCATCGGCGTGGGGCTGTCCCACGCGGATTTGCCCGAGATGCTGGGCGGCAAATATTCCTACATGCCCAGCTTTTACTCCCCCTTCATCTTCTATATTTCGATCCTGATCGGCATGTTTGCCGGCCTGATCACCGGATGCATCGGCGCGGGCGGTGGCTTCATCATCACCCCGGCCCTGATGAGCGCCGGGATCAAGGGTATCCTGGCCGTCGGCACGGACCTGTTTCACATCTTCGCCAAGGCGATCATGGGTACCGTGATCCACAGGAAGTTGGGCAACGTCTCCGTGGCCCTGGCCGTGGCCTTTCTGGTGGGCGCGGGCGTGGGCGTGACCGGCGGCGGCGTGGTCAACAGGACCCTGTACGAAATCAACCCGATTCTTAGCGACACCTTCATCAGCGTGATGTTCGTGGTCTTGCTGGGCTTTCTGGGCACCTACGCCATGCTGGACTTCCTGCGGGCGCGCAAGGTGGATATCGTGGACGTCCACGGCGGCAGCGGCGGCCATGAGGCGCACGGCTCCGCGCCCAGCGGGCCGGGGGTGGCCGCGAAGATTCAGGCCATGAAGATTCCCCCGATGATCTCCTTTGACCAGGATCTGGTTCCCGGAGGCAAGCAGCTTTCAGCCTGGTTCGTGGCCATCTGCGGCGCGGTGGTCGGCTTTGTCTCCGCGATCATGGGCGTGGGCGGCGGTTTCCTGACCTTCCCCATCTTCGTCTACCTGATGGGCGTGTCCTCCTTCACCACCATCGGCACGGACATCCTGCAGATCATCTTCACCGCGGGCTACGCCTCCATCGCTCAGTACGCCATCTATGGGTTCATCTTCTACACTCTGGCCATGGGCATGCTGCTGGGCTCACTGATCGGCATCCAGATCGGGGCCATGACCACAAAGGTGGTCAAGGGCATCTACATCCGCGGCTTCTACGCCACGACCATTCTGGGCGGGTTCATCAACCGACTGTTCGTGTTGCCGGAGAAGATGGGCGACATGGGCTATCTGAACATCTCCAAGGGCATGGGCAAAGCGCTCAGCGCCACGGGCAATGTTTTATTCTTCATCATTATCGGCATCTTCGCCGCGTGGGTCTTCTATATGTTTTTTACGAACATGAAGATCCTGAAAGGGGAGGAATAGTCATGATCAACAAGAAGGAACTGAACATCGGGTTGTTTCTGGCCGCCAGTTTTTTCATCATCTTCGGATTGATGTGGTCGCCGTTGTTTCCCGGGCTTGATGACGACAAGGTCAACGCCTTCCACGCCGCGGACAACCTGTTCAACTCCATCTCCAAGGGCTCGGCGTACTTCATGGAGCAGATGGAAGAGAAAAATGAACCGTTTCTGGGAAAGACATTCAAGGCCAGCCTGAACGTGGGCAACGAGCGTCGGGCCGTGATGGCCCAAGCCATGCTTCAGTCCGCGCGAGCCGGAGTCTCCCTGGATGGGACCACCGTACACGTCGACGGAGACCTGGGTTTGGTCATCCAGGCCACGATTACGGACTCCCGGGATATGTTCCACAACGACGGTCAACGGGTCGGGGCCCGGTACGGTTACGGCGAGGCCGAAGCCCGTGAGCTGATGTATGTCTGGTATCGACTGTTCAAGGATTTAGAAAATGAGTTCAATCACCAGGAGCGCTTCGCGGATGCCAAGCACGTGGCCGAGGTGGTTTCCAAGTCCGTGGAAGTGGGGTACAATTTTTACGGTATTGTCCCTGAAAGCGCCGGTTCCAAGGCCGGCATCCTGACCTTCAGTCTGGTCTTTTACGTCATCTACACCCTGTGGTGGGGCATGGCCATCCTGTATATGTTTGAAGGGATCGGCATGAAAATGAAGGCCGGGAAGAAGAAGGAAGTGTAAAGGGCGGGTTCACGGTTCAGGGGTTCACGGTTCAACGGTTGCCGTGGGCCCCCGGCCGTTCATCTCTCTGGATGGCAAGTACTCCCTTATTTGAACCCCGAATAACGAGTTTTGATTTTGCATCATGCAACCGCTGAACCTCTGAACCGTGAACCGTTGAGCCCCTAACACCCCCCATGACCGCACTGCTCACCCGCATCAAACGCCTGTTCAGCCGGACTCCGGAGATAGACGAGGTCGAGGCCGCGGCGGTGGGCGCGCTGTTCAAGGGCAAGTACAATTCTTTCAAGCGGCTTTTGGAAGCCAACAATCAGGCTTTGCGGGTGATGACCGAGCTGGATCAGACCCTGAAGGGCATGCACAGCTTCGGCATGGTCTTTGTGCGGTCCCGGTGTACGGCAGTTACCGTGGACGTCTATTCCATCGTCAAAAATCTCCGGGAACTGGCGGGTGGCGGATACGCGGATCTGGAGCCGGCCTTCCGGAATATCCGCGCCGATATCCGCGGGATTCTGGAGCGACGTCGCGTCAGTCCGGTCACGGACTTCGTCCTGGACCTGGAGGCCGTAGACAAGGAAATGGCCGACGCGGTGGGCGGCAAGATGGCCAATCTTGGTGAAATTCTGAAGCGTTTTCCGGATCTGCGCATTCCCCACGGATTCGTGGTCACCGTCGCCGGATACGAGCGGTTCATGGCCCACACCATGCTGCAAAAGGAGATCGACCGTCGTCTCCAGTCCACGGAAATGGAGGACCCTTCGGCCCTGTACCGGGTCAGCTCGGAGATTCAGTTGGCGATCATCAACGCCGAGATTCCCGAGGATCTGCGGCGGGCCATTGAGGCGGCCTACGGTAGGCTGGAGGCGCGGACCCGCGCCGGGGTCAAAGTTTCCCTGCGGTCCAGCGCCGTGGGGGAAGACGCTTCCGGAGCATCCTTCGCAGGCCAATACCGGTCGGAGTTGAACGTCAACCCAAACAACCTGCTTGCTTCCTTTAAGGAAATTCTGGCTGGAAAGTATTCCGTGACCGCCATTTCCTACCGTTTGAACCGGGGCATCAAGGACGAGGACGTGCCCATGTGCGTGGGGTGCATGGCCATGGTGGACGCCCGGGCCGGCGGGGTGGCCTACTCCCGCAGTCCGACGGACATTCGGGCAAACGCACTGTTGATCAATGCCGTGCCCGGACTGCCCAAGGCCGTGGTGGACGGCAGCGTGACTCCGGATCTGTGGGTTGTTTCCCGGACCGATCCGGAGCGGATATTGAAGGAAGTGGTGGCGCGGAAGACGGAAAAGTTTCAATGTCTGCCTGAGGAAGGCGTGACCCGCGTTGCCCTCGATCCGAACGAGGGACGTCTCCCTTCCTTGGACCGGGCCATGGTCGCTGAGGTGGCCCAGGCGACCATACGACTGGAAGAGGGGTTTGAGACGCCGGTGGATGTGGAATGGGTGCTGGACGAAGAAGGGCGTCTGGTGATCGTGCAGTGTCGCCCGTTGACGCAGCTGCCGCAAGAAGGGGACGCGGAAGCCGTTGCACCGGATGGAGGCGTGACCGGCGAAACGGTCCCGGATGACGTGGTGCTTCAGGGCGGGGACACGGCCAGTCCCGGCATTGCCGCGGGGCCGGTCTTCGTGGTCCGGGCCAACGACGATATATTGCGGTTTCCAACGGGCGCGGTCCTAGTGGCCGCGCGGGCCCATCCCCGCTGGGCCACGCTGTTGCCCCGGGCCGCGGCCGTGATCACCGAAACCGGAGGCATCACCGGGCATCTGGCCAACGTGGCTCGGGAGTTCGGGCTTCCGGCGCTGTTCAACGTCCCCGAGGCGACGCGAAAACTCGGGACCGGGGAAGAGGTCACCCTGGACGCGGACATGCGCCGGGTGCATTCCGGGCGGGTGGAGCGGCTTTTGGCCCAGCAGCGGCCCCGCAAGGGACTGATGGAAGGCACCCCGGTCCATGAGACCTTGAAGGAGGTGGTCCGGCTGATCACGCCGCTGAACCTGACCGACCCGGCCGGACCGGATTTCAAGGCCGGGAATTGCCAAACCCTGCACGATATCACCCGCTTTTGCCATGAGATGAGCGTCCGGGAGATGTTCTCCTTTGGGCAAGAGACGGCCCTGGTCCGGCGGGCCGGCAAGCGTCTGGTGGTGGACGTGCCCATGCAGTGGTGGGTGCTGGACCTGGAGGACGGGTTCCGAGATCCGGTGACGGGTCCGCACGTGCATATCTCCAATATTCAGTCCCAGCCCATGCAGGCGTTGTGGGCCGGGATCACGGCCAAGCCCTGGGCCGGGCCACCGGCCGTGGACGGCAGGGGGTTCATGTCCGTGATGCTCCAGGCCGCTTCCAATCCGAACCTCAACGCGGATGGGGCCTCGGAGTACGCCCAGCGTAACTACTTCATGATCTCCCGGTATTTTTGCAATCTGACCTCCAGAATGGGCTTTCATTTCTCCACGGTGGAGACCCTGGCGGGGGATCCGGCGTATGAGAACTACGCCCGCTTTTCGTTCAAGGGCGGAGCCGCGGACCTGCGGCGACGGGTCATGCGCACCCGGTTCATCGCGTCCGTGCTGGAGGAGCAAGGCTTTGAAATCGAGTCCCACGAGGACATGCTCATCGCCCGGATCAGCGGTCGCCCCCTGGAGGAAACATTGGCGGCTTTGCGGATTCTCGGTTATCTGACCATCCATACCCGGCAGTTGGACATGATCATGCTCAATCCGGATCAGGTGTCCTATTACCGGGCTATGCTGTGCACGGACATCGGGGGCATGGTCCAGGATGGGCGTTGCGTCCTGAATCAGACATCGGATCTCCAATCTCAATAAGGCAAGCTCATGGGCATCATCAGTATTTTTCACGGAAGCTTCTGTCACGAAAAAGAAGTCGTCGCGCTGGTCACGCAGCGGATCGGCATGGTGGAGCTGGAGGACCGGAAACTCCTGGAGCTGACCCAGGCCCGGTTCGGGGTGCAAGCCCTGGCGTTAGAGCGATCCTTGTTTCAGGGGAAGTGGAGTGGGGCTTTTTTCGCCGTTGAAAAGCGGCTTCACTTGGCCATGGTCCGCCGGACCCTGGCGGATATGCTGGTGGACCTGGAACAGGACAAGGTCCTTTGTTCGGGCTTTCTTGCACACCTGGTGCCCCGTTCCGTGAACCACGTCTTCCACGTTTGCCTGATCGCGGAGTTCGGGTACCGGGTGGACCGGGCCATTGCCGACCTGAAGCTTTCCATGGAACTGGCCCGTGAGCAGGTGGCCGGGGACGACCGGGTCCGGGCGGCCTGGACCGAGGAGCTGCTTCGCAAGGAGCCCTGGGACCATACGCTGTACGACCTGGTCCTGCCCATGGATCGCAAAAGCGTGGAAGAGGGCGCGGCTGCCATTGTTGAGCATTCCCGAAAGGATCTGCTCCAACCCGACGATTTGTCCCGCAAGGCGCTCAGGGATTTTCAGCTCCAGGCCGAGGTGGAACTGGCTCTGGCCGAAGAAGGGCACGCGGGGCAGGTCAAGGCGGAGAGCGGCCGGGTTGAACTGCTCATCACCCAGAACGTGATCATGCTCTCCAAGCTGGAAGAGGAACTGCGGGACATCGTGATCCGGGTCCCTGGAGTCAAGGAAGTGATCATCAACCTGAGTCCGGAATTCTATCAAAAAAACATGTACCGACAACATCAGCCCGAACAACGGGGGAAATTGCTGCTGGTGGATGACGAACGGGAGTTCGTGCACACCTTGTCCGAACGGCTGTTGATGCGGGAAATCGGCTCCGCGGTGGTGTATGACGGGGAGCAGGCCCTGGCCTTCGTGGATGAAGACGAGCCGGACGTGATGGTCCTGGACCTGAAAATGCCCGGAATTGACGGCCTGGAGGTTCTGCGTCGAGTCAAGCGGGCCCATCCCCAGGTTCAGGTGATCATTCTCACCGGCCACGGTTCCAAGGAAGATGAACGGAATTGCATGGATGCCGGAGCCTTCGCCTACCTGCAAAAGCCGGTGGACATCGACATCCTGACCCGGCTCCTGGAGCAGGCCCGGTCACGGAATCCGGACCATGTCCAGGAGGAGAAACAGGCCCGGACAACAAGCCCTACCGAGCACGAGAATGGCGCGTAACGCCCTTGTCATGCTCTGGGAGCGCTTTAAACCGGCGTTTTGGGACGCCGACGATCCATCCGAGCCCGGGGTGGATGGGGGTGGATTCAACTATCGGCGGATCTGGAAGCTGGTGGTCCTGCTGGTGACCACGGTATCCGTGGTTCCGCTGCTGGTGATCACGTTCATGGACTACAACCTGAACCGCAAGGCCATGCAGGCGGATTTCGTCTATCCGATCAACAGTCTGCTTTCCAATACCAAGTTGAGTCTGGCGTCCTTCCTGCAACAGCGTCAGGCAGTGCTGGAATTCATTGTCGCTGATCATTCGCTGGAAGAACTCTCAGACGAGTTTTTTCTCCATGAACTCTATCATAATATGAAGGCCGCTTTTGGTGGATTCGTGGATGTCGGTTTGATTGACGGATACGGAAAGCAGCTGGCCTATGTCGGGCCGTTCGATCTGAAGGGCAAGGACTATTCGGAACAGGACTGGTTTGCCGAAGTCCTGGATCGACGGGTGTTTATCAGCGATGTTTTTCTCGGTTTTCGAGACGTGCCGCATTTCGTGATCGCCGTGAAGCGGATCTGTTATGACGGCACGATTATGATTCTTCGAGCAACCATCGATACGGAACAGTTCTTCAATCTGGTGCAGTCTTTGAACCTGAGAGCCACGACGGACGCGTTTCTGGTCAATAGACAAGGCGTGCTGCAAACCCCCAGCTTTTCTCACGGCGATGTGTTGAACGAAATTTCGTACCCCGTACCTCCGTACTCGGACGTTCCGGTCATTTTTGAAATCGAGGATATCCGACAAAACCCCGCCTACATGGGATACGTTTATGTGGAAAATACGCCGTTCATCTTCATGGTGGTCAAGCAACAGCAGGAGATGATGCGCAACTGGTGGCGGTTGCGTATGGAAATGTTTGGTTTTTTGCTGATCAGCGTGACCTGCATCGTGGCGGTCATTTTAACTTCGGCAACTGTATTGGTGCGGCGGATTTATGAGGCGGACAGAAAGCGCTCCATCGCTTTGCATACGGTGGAACATACCAACAAGATGGCCTCCATCGGACGCTTGGCCGCCGGCGTGGCCCATGAGATCAACAATCCACTGGCCGTGATCAATGAAAAAGCCGGCCTGATAAAGGATATCTTCTCATTTTCGGACAAATACGGCCAGGACAAGAAACTCTTGTCCTTGGTGGACTCCATCCTGATGTCCGTGGAGCGCTGCAGCGCCATTACCCATCGGCTGCTGGGGTTTGCCCGGCATGTGGACGTCCAGTTGGAGCAGGTGGATGTGGTGCAGACGGTGCGGGATGTACTGGGTTTTCTGGACAAGGAGGCCCAGTACCGGGATATCCATGTCAGTTTGGATATTCAGGAGAATGTTCCGATGATCCATACGGACAAGGGGCAGCTGCAGCAGGTGCTGCTGAACATCGTGAACAATGCCTTTGCCGCGGTCCAGGATGGCGGAATGATTGCCATTGCCTTGGACGTTCCCCAGCCTTCGGAGGTTCAAATCTCCATAACGGACAATGGATGCGGTATTTCGCCGGAAAACATGAAGCGGATTTTCGAGCCTTTTTTTTCCACCAAGTCCAAGCAAGGGACGGGGCTGGGCCTGTCCATAACCTACGGGTTGGTCAAAAAGCTGGGTGGCTTGATCCATGTTCAGTCGGAGCTGGGTCGGGGAACCACGTTCACAGTAACGCTGCCTGTGGCTCGTGCGCAAAAGGAGGAGGAAAGTGCGAATTCTGCTTGTGGATGACGAGCTTGAGCTTGTTTCCGCCTTGGCCGAGCGGCTGGCGATTCGGGGCATTGCCGCGGACTATGCCATCACCGGGGATCAGGCTTTGCGCATGGCTGGAGAAAACGACTACGACCTGGCTGTGTTGGATGTGAAGATGCCTCATGTGAGCGGTCTGGAGTTGTGGGATCAGCTCCATGTTCTGCATCCGCGAATGCGTTGCATCTTTCTGACCGGGCACACCTCGGAGCGGGACTTTCAGGCCGGAACC from Desulfonatronum thiodismutans encodes the following:
- a CDS encoding response regulator, yielding MGIISIFHGSFCHEKEVVALVTQRIGMVELEDRKLLELTQARFGVQALALERSLFQGKWSGAFFAVEKRLHLAMVRRTLADMLVDLEQDKVLCSGFLAHLVPRSVNHVFHVCLIAEFGYRVDRAIADLKLSMELAREQVAGDDRVRAAWTEELLRKEPWDHTLYDLVLPMDRKSVEEGAAAIVEHSRKDLLQPDDLSRKALRDFQLQAEVELALAEEGHAGQVKAESGRVELLITQNVIMLSKLEEELRDIVIRVPGVKEVIINLSPEFYQKNMYRQHQPEQRGKLLLVDDEREFVHTLSERLLMREIGSAVVYDGEQALAFVDEDEPDVMVLDLKMPGIDGLEVLRRVKRAHPQVQVIILTGHGSKEDERNCMDAGAFAYLQKPVDIDILTRLLEQARSRNPDHVQEEKQARTTSPTEHENGA
- a CDS encoding response regulator, translated to MRILLVDDELELVSALAERLAIRGIAADYAITGDQALRMAGENDYDLAVLDVKMPHVSGLELWDQLHVLHPRMRCIFLTGHTSERDFQAGTRAGALYLLKPLKIEVLIQNIRQLLESQGKIG
- a CDS encoding response regulator encodes the protein MHILLIDDERTFLETVITRLRLRGIAAEGVDTGEKALEAMQAKIFDAVVLDVSMPGMDGVTTLRELKRINSEVPVIMLTGHATLETADKGMELGAFDYMMKPCPIDELLDKISEAIRSRGEGGEARPG
- a CDS encoding sensor histidine kinase; translation: MARNALVMLWERFKPAFWDADDPSEPGVDGGGFNYRRIWKLVVLLVTTVSVVPLLVITFMDYNLNRKAMQADFVYPINSLLSNTKLSLASFLQQRQAVLEFIVADHSLEELSDEFFLHELYHNMKAAFGGFVDVGLIDGYGKQLAYVGPFDLKGKDYSEQDWFAEVLDRRVFISDVFLGFRDVPHFVIAVKRICYDGTIMILRATIDTEQFFNLVQSLNLRATTDAFLVNRQGVLQTPSFSHGDVLNEISYPVPPYSDVPVIFEIEDIRQNPAYMGYVYVENTPFIFMVVKQQQEMMRNWWRLRMEMFGFLLISVTCIVAVILTSATVLVRRIYEADRKRSIALHTVEHTNKMASIGRLAAGVAHEINNPLAVINEKAGLIKDIFSFSDKYGQDKKLLSLVDSILMSVERCSAITHRLLGFARHVDVQLEQVDVVQTVRDVLGFLDKEAQYRDIHVSLDIQENVPMIHTDKGQLQQVLLNIVNNAFAAVQDGGMIAIALDVPQPSEVQISITDNGCGISPENMKRIFEPFFSTKSKQGTGLGLSITYGLVKKLGGLIHVQSELGRGTTFTVTLPVARAQKEEESANSACG
- a CDS encoding sulfite exporter TauE/SafE family protein gives rise to the protein MRFFRNLAAMMHLGAVQYAKWDYDTSMNILRSRKRMFILMLLLIPCAIGVGLSHADLPEMLGGKYSYMPSFYSPFIFYISILIGMFAGLITGCIGAGGGFIITPALMSAGIKGILAVGTDLFHIFAKAIMGTVIHRKLGNVSVALAVAFLVGAGVGVTGGGVVNRTLYEINPILSDTFISVMFVVLLGFLGTYAMLDFLRARKVDIVDVHGGSGGHEAHGSAPSGPGVAAKIQAMKIPPMISFDQDLVPGGKQLSAWFVAICGAVVGFVSAIMGVGGGFLTFPIFVYLMGVSSFTTIGTDILQIIFTAGYASIAQYAIYGFIFYTLAMGMLLGSLIGIQIGAMTTKVVKGIYIRGFYATTILGGFINRLFVLPEKMGDMGYLNISKGMGKALSATGNVLFFIIIGIFAAWVFYMFFTNMKILKGEE
- a CDS encoding PEP/pyruvate-binding domain-containing protein — its product is MTALLTRIKRLFSRTPEIDEVEAAAVGALFKGKYNSFKRLLEANNQALRVMTELDQTLKGMHSFGMVFVRSRCTAVTVDVYSIVKNLRELAGGGYADLEPAFRNIRADIRGILERRRVSPVTDFVLDLEAVDKEMADAVGGKMANLGEILKRFPDLRIPHGFVVTVAGYERFMAHTMLQKEIDRRLQSTEMEDPSALYRVSSEIQLAIINAEIPEDLRRAIEAAYGRLEARTRAGVKVSLRSSAVGEDASGASFAGQYRSELNVNPNNLLASFKEILAGKYSVTAISYRLNRGIKDEDVPMCVGCMAMVDARAGGVAYSRSPTDIRANALLINAVPGLPKAVVDGSVTPDLWVVSRTDPERILKEVVARKTEKFQCLPEEGVTRVALDPNEGRLPSLDRAMVAEVAQATIRLEEGFETPVDVEWVLDEEGRLVIVQCRPLTQLPQEGDAEAVAPDGGVTGETVPDDVVLQGGDTASPGIAAGPVFVVRANDDILRFPTGAVLVAARAHPRWATLLPRAAAVITETGGITGHLANVAREFGLPALFNVPEATRKLGTGEEVTLDADMRRVHSGRVERLLAQQRPRKGLMEGTPVHETLKEVVRLITPLNLTDPAGPDFKAGNCQTLHDITRFCHEMSVREMFSFGQETALVRRAGKRLVVDVPMQWWVLDLEDGFRDPVTGPHVHISNIQSQPMQALWAGITAKPWAGPPAVDGRGFMSVMLQAASNPNLNADGASEYAQRNYFMISRYFCNLTSRMGFHFSTVETLAGDPAYENYARFSFKGGAADLRRRVMRTRFIASVLEEQGFEIESHEDMLIARISGRPLEETLAALRILGYLTIHTRQLDMIMLNPDQVSYYRAMLCTDIGGMVQDGRCVLNQTSDLQSQ